A single window of Streptomyces aquilus DNA harbors:
- the cimA gene encoding citramalate synthase, whose translation MTETSELDDQFHVFDTTLRDGAQREGINLTVADKLAIARHLDDFGVGFIEGGWPGANPRDTEFFARAQVEIEFRHAQLVAFGATRRAGAKASEDPQVKALLESGAPVITLVAKSHDRHVELALRTTLDENLEMVRDTVSYLVAQGRRVFVDCEHFFDGYRANPEYAKAVVRAAAEAGASVVILCDTNGGMLPAQVQAVVATVLADTGARLGIHAQDDTGCAVANTLAAVDAGATHVQCTANGYGERVGNANLFPVVAALELKYGKKVLPEGKLREMTRISHAIAEVVNLTPSTHQPYVGVSAFAHKAGLHASAIKVDPDLYQHIDPEQVGNTMRMLVSDMAGRASVELKGKELGIDLGGDRELVGRVVERVKERELKGYTYEAADASFELLLRAEVEGRPLKYFAVESWRAIVEDRPDGSHANEATVKLFAKGERIVATAEGNGPVNALDRALRVALEKIYPQLAKLDLVDYKVRILEGVHGTQSTTRVLISTSDGAGEWSTVGVAENVIAASWQALEDAYTYGLLRAGVTPAE comes from the coding sequence ATGACCGAAACCAGCGAGCTCGACGATCAGTTCCACGTCTTCGACACCACCCTGCGCGACGGCGCCCAGCGGGAGGGCATCAACCTCACCGTCGCGGACAAGCTGGCCATCGCGCGGCACCTGGACGACTTCGGCGTGGGCTTCATCGAGGGCGGCTGGCCCGGCGCCAACCCGCGGGACACCGAGTTCTTCGCCCGCGCCCAGGTGGAGATCGAGTTCAGGCACGCGCAGCTGGTCGCCTTCGGCGCGACCCGCCGGGCGGGCGCCAAGGCGTCCGAGGACCCCCAGGTCAAGGCACTGCTGGAGTCGGGCGCTCCGGTGATCACGCTGGTCGCCAAGTCCCACGACCGCCATGTCGAGCTCGCCCTGCGCACCACGCTGGACGAGAACCTGGAGATGGTCCGCGACACGGTGTCGTACCTGGTCGCGCAGGGCCGCCGGGTCTTCGTCGACTGCGAGCACTTCTTCGACGGCTACCGCGCCAACCCCGAGTACGCCAAGGCCGTCGTACGGGCCGCCGCGGAGGCGGGCGCCTCCGTCGTCATCCTCTGCGACACCAACGGCGGCATGCTGCCGGCGCAGGTCCAGGCCGTGGTCGCCACGGTATTGGCCGACACCGGCGCCCGCCTCGGCATCCACGCCCAGGACGACACCGGCTGCGCGGTCGCCAACACCCTCGCGGCGGTGGACGCGGGCGCCACCCACGTCCAGTGCACGGCGAACGGCTACGGCGAGCGCGTCGGCAACGCCAACCTCTTCCCGGTCGTCGCGGCCCTGGAGCTGAAGTACGGCAAGAAGGTGCTGCCCGAGGGCAAGCTGCGCGAGATGACGAGGATCTCGCACGCCATCGCCGAGGTCGTCAACCTCACCCCGTCCACCCACCAGCCCTACGTCGGCGTCTCGGCCTTCGCCCACAAGGCCGGCCTGCACGCCTCCGCGATCAAGGTCGACCCCGACCTCTACCAGCACATCGACCCCGAGCAGGTCGGCAACACCATGCGGATGCTGGTCTCCGACATGGCGGGCCGCGCCTCGGTCGAGCTGAAGGGCAAGGAGCTCGGCATCGACCTCGGCGGCGACCGCGAGCTGGTCGGACGGGTCGTGGAGCGGGTCAAGGAGCGCGAGCTCAAGGGCTACACGTACGAGGCGGCGGACGCGTCCTTCGAACTGCTCCTGCGCGCCGAGGTCGAAGGCCGGCCGCTGAAGTACTTCGCCGTCGAATCCTGGCGTGCGATCGTCGAGGACCGCCCCGACGGCAGCCACGCCAACGAGGCCACGGTCAAGCTCTTCGCCAAGGGCGAGCGGATCGTCGCCACGGCGGAGGGCAACGGCCCGGTCAACGCCCTCGACCGCGCCCTGCGCGTCGCCCTGGAGAAGATCTACCCCCAGCTGGCCAAGCTCGACCTCGTCGACTACAAGGTCCGCATCCTGGAGGGCGTCCACGGCACCCAGTCCACGACCCGCGTCCTGATCTCCACGTCCGACGGGGCGGGGGAGTGGTCGACGGTGGGGGTTGCGGAGAACGTGATCGCGGCGTCCTGGCAGGCGCTGGAGGACGCGTACACGTACGGCCTCCTCCGCGCGGGCGTCACCCCGGCCGAATAA